GACCGACAGCGTCAGGTTATTCTTCTCGGCCAGCTCCACCAGCTGCCTGCCCTCTCCGGAATCGAGGGCCAGGGGCTTCTCTACCAGGACATGCTTCCCCGCCTCCAGGGCCTCCTTGGCGGCCTGGAAGTGCAGGCTGTTGGGGAGGCACACGTTCAGAGCCACGATCTCAGGGTCCTTGAGCACCTCGCGATAGTCGTGGTGCAGCTCCTTGACCCCATATCGGTCGCGGCAGAACTCCAGGTTCTTGTCCAGCTGATCGGACACGGCCTTGACGTTCACGCCGGGAATATTGCGGTACTCGTCCACGATCTTCTTGCCCCAATACCCGACCCCGAGCACCGCCACGTCGAAACGCCGCCTCATCTTCTTCCTCCATAGAACTCAATGATCTTGTCGCTTACAAAGTCCACCTGCGGGGCCGTCAGGCCCGGGAACATCGGGATGGAGAGCATATGCTCTGCCGCCGCCTCGGCCTTGGGGTACTCGCCCGGCGAGAAGCCGTAGGCCTCCCTGAACACCGGCTGCAGATGTATGGGCGGGAAGTGCACCGCACTCTCGATCCCGTTGTCGCCGAGGTGCCTGGCCAGCGCGTCACGGTCCTCGCACCTGATGGCGAACACGTAGAAGGCGGGCCGGACCTCCTGATCGCCCATTGGGGGCAGGACCACCCGGGCCAAGCCCCGGAGCCTGCGGTGGTATTGTGCGGCTATCTCCCTGCGCCTTTCGTTCCACTCGTCCAGATGCTTCAGCTGCACTCTGCCGAAAGCGGCGTTGGCCGTGTTCAATCTGGAAGTGAAGCCGAACACGTCATGCTCGTACCGAGATACTCGTCCGCAATCACGGAG
The nucleotide sequence above comes from Methanomassiliicoccus luminyensis B10. Encoded proteins:
- a CDS encoding DegT/DnrJ/EryC1/StrS family aminotransferase, producing the protein LLALNVRAREVITTPLSFVATAASVVHAGGTPTFADISDRDYNLDPQEVAGKVLRGTAAVLPVDLYGHPARFDELAESAGDKVKMIEDAAEAHGAMYRGRKAGSLGHVGCFSFYSTKNMTVGGDGGMVTTNDKRVADDIRKLRDCGRVSRYEHDVFGFTSRLNTANAAFGRVQLKHLDEWNERRREIAAQYHRRLRGLARVVLPPMGDQEVRPAFYVFAIRCEDRDALARHLGDNGIESAVHFPPIHLQPVFREAYGFSPGEYPKAEAAAEHMLSIPMFPGLTAPQVDFVSDKIIEFYGGRR